In one Andrena cerasifolii isolate SP2316 chromosome 2, iyAndCera1_principal, whole genome shotgun sequence genomic region, the following are encoded:
- the LOC143366389 gene encoding uncharacterized protein LOC143366389 isoform X2, translating to MWDLGHRAVVALVSVLSGCVFLYNVWGTILILTISLFLTIYACYSLIINDSLLSPHAFQLLHYCKHATLKVRLSLESVAGTVYRYTRIVWETACRRFREISLTQTRMDKHRGARYQISTNPYSPRKNSPRFSSIAHLSPIPDTSQRLDANDVKSENKFYHGSDHSLYDRSPFNKHTSTPMFQWNKDELENQPGKLLPSDRTSPKGISASYVRNHTLTRGENTTYFTLEGSPWGTSISPKVHPKMNEAKAAQTVSGPLLTSNRYNIDQKVYSDVTSPGLTARLTKYATEASNKLIHQSQYRVGQFPKVNLQASPVPLINAKSAKTRTPVTVRVAPPEKQKFLSDLYNAKGTCDSPLVALDSRELSLKRHASREDVASDLAKKQRTDSIVNTELEAQDEMKQKRSRESSKSEEDTSPQNKTARPMKRTKTPSCYDILNSLSSSKHVISGVKRKARDFSRSGTPDFEKHFKSLECVQSTRIQTPPETRNVTAKYWSPDVMEKSNSVVRNSPDIAQQQSPLKGILKTSNKSLESSSRDKDNEVHGNFTDAYNGNDQSTESVASSADESAKLTNKLFMRAEPERNQKLRMLVEEQGNIRAKFTTDDVDEIKKEDIADMRQTSMKARLQSMFDAISGRGNRINPDVVIQAEELNAVKSLSSPVTCVTLNSSTITTNANTTPISTSAVAPSPPGTNKSDTKSPKHVAFNLPGKEIPSDSNVSGTRAETLSIPKPDSTPIKPAIRFTTTSGIAPVPSAPSPIITSSKLNVPNVDFAKAASPTVTNASSSGTFTFRAVSSNEKATTSTTPQLTTSTSTDLFGSVTGSMAKTTPLLITSGLTDTKSEVNRNNSPIALLPAGNVSSSPSLGTFGAGTVTVSPANVNAVTPTITSVVENTGQYSGVASVNSNLSASASAIASTSTSPITSAIPFKSIASAGSSSFSTITPANTSAAPLFSFGNKTMNSQASKPEPFVFGSAGTASQSTNAFESLTNSQQASTTSSAIANKNATFSQNSGTPNTASSSAFASNAKATVSPFGSSTTSFSFGTSTHPASSNGRPGFSFGTTTSTTNPLTGTSNTTVFGTEKNHPSSTFVTSPDNSTAQFRPAASSIFGNASSGPSIFGTANSQPAVGAPSTVSTTAASFATVPPKSVAAPGFGSNAATTFTGSKSTNSATVFSNTTGGSSLGISATTSTPIFGSIPITSAPGVIGTSGNLFSNANSTTPITSTTSASSFRPAGNIFGQAKAPAANFKSATEVFGNNPGSLFGSQATTTTTTAVFGGTNVSSNATTTFGSTNASSNVTVPTFGPTSTAPSAFGSKSNPAYGSSSSMFGTENLSTPVFGTSIGNGPFNPPVSSTTFGGQNATSLAFGAPKSLVAFGDNKPSPFAPQTSAFGTPVTPAPTFGTSNATTATNNTSNIFTFGANQKPPQQNTTAFSFGSNASTNNSSSSNNNNNSSNNNNNNTNNNAAGSTSTPFQFGATTSKPATGFNFTTPTTTPSINFGTTSSPPFNAAAPGMFNIGSGSTAPRSRNVRTRKPR from the exons ATGTGGGATTTAGGACACCGGGCTGTTGTCGCGTTAGTAAGTGTGTTGAGTGGGTGTGTGTTCCTTTACAACGTTTGGGGAACGATTCTCATTCTTACGATCTCATTGTTCCTCACTATTTACGCGTGCTACTCGTTAATCATCAACGACAGCCTATTGTCGCCGCACGCGTTCCAGCTACTTCATTATTGCAAACACGCCACTCTTAAAGTCCGCCTGAGCTTGGAGAGTGTTGCTGGCACCGTTTATCGATACACTCGTATAGTTTGGGAGACAGCGTGTCGTCGGTTCCGGGAAATATCATTAACCCAAACCAGGATGGATAAACATCGCGGGGCACGTTACCAGATTAGCACCAACCCTTATTCACCCAGAAAGAATTCTCCGAGATTTTCTTCGATCGCGCACCTCAGTCCAATTCCAGACACCTCGCAAAGGCTCGATGCCAACGACGTCAAGTCTGAGAATAAATTCTACCACGGTTCTGATCATTCGTTATACGATCGCAGCCCTTTCAACAAGCATACCTCTACACCAATGTTTCAATGGAACAAGGACGAGCTTGAGAACCAACCAGGCAAATTATTACCCTCCGATCGAACTTCCCCGAAAGGGATATCTGCCAGTTATGTAAGGAATCATACATTGACGCGAGGTGAGAATActacatattttacattagaAGGATCGCCGTGGGGCACTAGCATAAGTCCCAAAGTGCATccgaaaatgaacgaagcaaAAGCTGCGCAAACAGTTAGCGGACCGTTACTGACATCGAACAGATATAACATCGATCAGAA AGTCTACAGTGATGTCACTTCTCCGGGACTTACGGCGCGATTAACGAAATACGCGACAGAAGCCAGCAACAAGTTGATTCATCAATCTCAGTATCGCGTAGGTCAATTTCCAAAAGTTAATCTCCAAGCTAGTCCAGTACCGTTGATAAATGCGAAGTCTGCGAAGACAAGAACACCGGTCACCGTTAGAGTGGCTCCGCCAGAAAAGCAGAAGTTTCTGTCAGACTTATATAACGCGAAAGGTACCTGCGATTCGCCTCTGGTCGCCCTGGATTCTAGAGAGCTGTCTTTGAAGAGACACGCGTCGAGGGAAGACGTCGCTTCTGACTTGGCGAAAAAGCAACGGACAGATAGTATCGTTAATACCGAACTCGAGGCTCAGGATGAAATGAAACAGAAGAGGAGCAGGGAATCTTCGAAGTCCGAGGAAGACACCTCTCCGCAGAATAAGACTGCCAGGCCCATGAAACGGACCAAGACTCCATCCTGTTACGACATCTTAAATTCGCTTAGTTCTAGTAAACATGTAATATCCGGCGTTAAGCGAAAAGCTA GAGATTTTTCACGAAGCGGAACGCCAGATTTTGAGAAGCATTTCAAGTCATTGGAGTGCGTGCAAAGTACCAGGATACAAACACCACCGGAAACGCGGAACGTAACTGCCAAATATTGGAGTCCCGATGTAATGGAAAAGAGCAACTCGGTTGTGCGCAACTCTCCCGATATAGCCCAACAACAGTCGCCGTTAAAGGGAATTTTGAAGACGAGCAACAAAAGCCTAGAGAGTAGCTCGCGGGACAAGGACAATGAGGTCCACGGCAATTTCACGGACGCGTATAATGGGAACGATCAATCCACGGAGTCTGTCGCGTCCAGTGCCGACGAATCAGCGAAATTAACGAATAAGTTATTTATGAGAGCTGAACCGGAAAGAAACCAGAAACTGCGAATGCTGGTCGAAGAGCAGGGTAACATTAGAGCGAAATTCACTACGGACGACGTAGATGAGATTAAAAAAGAAGACATAGCAGATATGAGGCAAACCAGCATGAAGGCGAGGCTCCAGAGTATGTTCGACGCCATATCTGGGAGAGGTAA CAGAATTAATCCAGACGTTGTGATTCAAGCAGAAGAACTGAACGCGGTTAAATCTCTTTCGTCTCCGGTCACATGCGTCACCCTTAATTCTTCGACGATTACGACGAACGCTAATACCACCCCTATTTCCACATCGGCCGTGGCACCTAGCCCCCCTGGCACCAACAAATCCGACACTAAATCTCCGAAACACGTAGCCTTCAACTTACCGGGCAAAGAGATTCCGTCGGATTCAAACGTTTCTGGAACAAGAGCCGAAACCCTTTCTATCCCTAAACCAGATTCCACGCCCATCAAACCTGCAATTAGATTTACAACTACATCTGGAATTGCCCCCGTTCCATCAGCTCCGAGCCCGATTATCACAAGTTCGAAGTTAAACGTACCAAATGTCGACTTTGCCAAGGCAGCTTCACCTACGGTGACAAACGCTTCGTCGAGTGGGACGTTCACGTTCCGTGCCGTATCATCCAACGAGAAAGCTACCACGTCTACTACTCCTCAGCTTACTACTTCCACGAGCACCGATCTTTTTGGGAGCGTTACCGGTTCGATGGCAAAAACCACGCCCCTTCTAATCACTTCTGGTTTGACCGATACCAAGAGCGAAGTTAATCGAAACAACTCGCCAATTGCATTGCTGCCGGCTGGGAATGTTTCCTCGAGTCCAAGCCTTGGGACTTTTGGAGCCGGGACCGTAACGGTCTCTCCGGCGAACGTGAATGCCGTAACGCCGACCATAACGTCTGTCGTAGAAAACACAGGGCAGTATAGTGGAGTTGCGTCCGTTAATAGCAACTTGAGTGCCAGTGCGAGTGCGATTGCGAGTACGAGCACGAGTCCAATCACTAGCGCGATACCTTTCAAGAGCATCGCAAGTGCCGGCTCCTCCAGTTTCTCGACAATTACACCTGCCAATACATCGGCGGCCCCCCTGTTCTCATTTGGAAACAAAACTATGAACTCGCAAGCTTCTAAACCCGAACCTTTTGTATTTGGTTCGGCAGGAACTGCTTCACAGAGTACCAATGCGTTTGAAAGTTTAACGAATTCCCAACAGGCGTCGACGACTAGCAGCGCAATAGCAAATAAGAATGCTACATTCTCGCAAAATAGTGGTACGCCGAATACCGCGAGTAGCAGTGCGTTCGCGTCGAATGCGAAAGCCACTGTATCACCGTTTGGATCGTCCACAACCTCCTTCAGCTTTGGCACGTCTACTCATCCCGCATCCTCCAATGGTAGACCTGGATTCTCCTTCGGCACTACAACCAGCACGACAAACCCATTAACAGGAACCTCAAATACAACCGTGTTCGGTACTGAGAAGAATCACCCAAGCTCGACATTCGTAACATCGCCGGATAACAGCACTGCGCAGTTTCGGCCAGCTGCTAGTTCGATATTCGGCAATGCGTCATCCGGCCCATCAATTTTCGGAACGGCAAACAGTCAGCCAGCTGTTGGTGCTCCTTCGACCGTGAGCACCACCGCTGCCTCCTTCGCCACTGTTCCTCCGAAGAGCGTAGCCGCGCCGGGTTTCGGCTCCAATGCTGCTACAACTTTCACAGGATCAAAGTCCACGAATTCAGCGACAGTTTTCTCGAATACCACCGGTGGCTCGTCTTTGGGTATATCAGCCACGACTTCTACGCCAATATTTGGCTCTATACCGATCACATCCGCTCCGGGGGTAATCGGGACGAGCGGCAATTTATTCTCCAACGCAAACTCGACCACCCCGATCACCTCCACAACTTCGGCGTCCAGCTTTCGACCTGCGGGCAATATTTTTGGACAAGCCAAAGCACCAGCTGCGAATTTCAAAAGCGCCACAGAAGTATTTGGGAACAACCCTGGATCGTTGTTTGGATCGCAagcgacaacgacaacgacaacagCTGTGTTCGGCGGCACAAACGTTTCGAGCAACGCTACAACCACTTTCGGCTCTACAAATGCTTCCAGCAACGTGACCGTTCCCACATTTGGACCAACGAGTACGGCGCCTTCTGCGTTTGGATCGAAAAGTAACCCAGCTTATGGTAGCAGCAGTTCCATGTTCGGCACCGAAAATCTTTCCACTCCTGTATTTGGCACTTCCATTGGCAACGGCCCTTTCAATCCTCCCGTATCGAGTACCACCTTCGGCGGACAAAACGCGACAAGTCTTGCTTTCGGTGCCCCGAAGAGTCTGGTCGCATTCGGCGACAACAAGCCCTCGCCCTTTGCACCTCAAACGTCTGCCTTTGGAACGCCTGTCACCCCTGCTCCTACCTTCGGCACCTCCAATGCGACCACCGCAACCAACAATACCAGCAACATATTCACTTTCGGAGCAAACCAGAAGCCACCGCAGCAAAATACCACCGCGTTCTCCTTTGGCAGCAATGCCAGTACAAataacagcagcagcagcaacaataacaataatagcagcaacaataataataacaataccaACAACAACGCAGCTGGCTCTACTTCCACACCCTTTCAGTTCGGCGCAACAACTTCAAAACCAG CTACAGGATTCAATTTCACCACCCCAACGACCACCCCATCCATCAACTTTGGAACAACGAGCTCGCCTCCGTTTAATGCAGCGGCGCCTGGCATGTTCAATATCGGGAGCGGTTCTACCGCACCTCGATCCAGAAACGTTCGGACCAGAAAACCAAGATGA
- the LOC143366389 gene encoding uncharacterized protein LOC143366389 isoform X1 produces the protein MWDLGHRAVVALVSVLSGCVFLYNVWGTILILTISLFLTIYACYSLIINDSLLSPHAFQLLHYCKHATLKVRLSLESVAGTVYRYTRIVWETACRRFREISLTQTRMDKHRGARYQISTNPYSPRKNSPRFSSIAHLSPIPDTSQRLDANDVKSENKFYHGSDHSLYDRSPFNKHTSTPMFQWNKDELENQPGKLLPSDRTSPKGISASYVRNHTLTRGENTTYFTLEGSPWGTSISPKVHPKMNEAKAAQTVSGPLLTSNRYNIDQKVYSDVTSPGLTARLTKYATEASNKLIHQSQYRVGQFPKVNLQASPVPLINAKSAKTRTPVTVRVAPPEKQKFLSDLYNAKGTCDSPLVALDSRELSLKRHASREDVASDLAKKQRTDSIVNTELEAQDEMKQKRSRESSKSEEDTSPQNKTARPMKRTKTPSCYDILNSLSSSKHVISGVKRKARDFSRSGTPDFEKHFKSLECVQSTRIQTPPETRNVTAKYWSPDVMEKSNSVVRNSPDIAQQQSPLKGILKTSNKSLESSSRDKDNEVHGNFTDAYNGNDQSTESVASSADESAKLTNKLFMRAEPERNQKLRMLVEEQGNIRAKFTTDDVDEIKKEDIADMRQTSMKARLQSMFDAISGRATSRINPDVVIQAEELNAVKSLSSPVTCVTLNSSTITTNANTTPISTSAVAPSPPGTNKSDTKSPKHVAFNLPGKEIPSDSNVSGTRAETLSIPKPDSTPIKPAIRFTTTSGIAPVPSAPSPIITSSKLNVPNVDFAKAASPTVTNASSSGTFTFRAVSSNEKATTSTTPQLTTSTSTDLFGSVTGSMAKTTPLLITSGLTDTKSEVNRNNSPIALLPAGNVSSSPSLGTFGAGTVTVSPANVNAVTPTITSVVENTGQYSGVASVNSNLSASASAIASTSTSPITSAIPFKSIASAGSSSFSTITPANTSAAPLFSFGNKTMNSQASKPEPFVFGSAGTASQSTNAFESLTNSQQASTTSSAIANKNATFSQNSGTPNTASSSAFASNAKATVSPFGSSTTSFSFGTSTHPASSNGRPGFSFGTTTSTTNPLTGTSNTTVFGTEKNHPSSTFVTSPDNSTAQFRPAASSIFGNASSGPSIFGTANSQPAVGAPSTVSTTAASFATVPPKSVAAPGFGSNAATTFTGSKSTNSATVFSNTTGGSSLGISATTSTPIFGSIPITSAPGVIGTSGNLFSNANSTTPITSTTSASSFRPAGNIFGQAKAPAANFKSATEVFGNNPGSLFGSQATTTTTTAVFGGTNVSSNATTTFGSTNASSNVTVPTFGPTSTAPSAFGSKSNPAYGSSSSMFGTENLSTPVFGTSIGNGPFNPPVSSTTFGGQNATSLAFGAPKSLVAFGDNKPSPFAPQTSAFGTPVTPAPTFGTSNATTATNNTSNIFTFGANQKPPQQNTTAFSFGSNASTNNSSSSNNNNNSSNNNNNNTNNNAAGSTSTPFQFGATTSKPATGFNFTTPTTTPSINFGTTSSPPFNAAAPGMFNIGSGSTAPRSRNVRTRKPR, from the exons ATGTGGGATTTAGGACACCGGGCTGTTGTCGCGTTAGTAAGTGTGTTGAGTGGGTGTGTGTTCCTTTACAACGTTTGGGGAACGATTCTCATTCTTACGATCTCATTGTTCCTCACTATTTACGCGTGCTACTCGTTAATCATCAACGACAGCCTATTGTCGCCGCACGCGTTCCAGCTACTTCATTATTGCAAACACGCCACTCTTAAAGTCCGCCTGAGCTTGGAGAGTGTTGCTGGCACCGTTTATCGATACACTCGTATAGTTTGGGAGACAGCGTGTCGTCGGTTCCGGGAAATATCATTAACCCAAACCAGGATGGATAAACATCGCGGGGCACGTTACCAGATTAGCACCAACCCTTATTCACCCAGAAAGAATTCTCCGAGATTTTCTTCGATCGCGCACCTCAGTCCAATTCCAGACACCTCGCAAAGGCTCGATGCCAACGACGTCAAGTCTGAGAATAAATTCTACCACGGTTCTGATCATTCGTTATACGATCGCAGCCCTTTCAACAAGCATACCTCTACACCAATGTTTCAATGGAACAAGGACGAGCTTGAGAACCAACCAGGCAAATTATTACCCTCCGATCGAACTTCCCCGAAAGGGATATCTGCCAGTTATGTAAGGAATCATACATTGACGCGAGGTGAGAATActacatattttacattagaAGGATCGCCGTGGGGCACTAGCATAAGTCCCAAAGTGCATccgaaaatgaacgaagcaaAAGCTGCGCAAACAGTTAGCGGACCGTTACTGACATCGAACAGATATAACATCGATCAGAA AGTCTACAGTGATGTCACTTCTCCGGGACTTACGGCGCGATTAACGAAATACGCGACAGAAGCCAGCAACAAGTTGATTCATCAATCTCAGTATCGCGTAGGTCAATTTCCAAAAGTTAATCTCCAAGCTAGTCCAGTACCGTTGATAAATGCGAAGTCTGCGAAGACAAGAACACCGGTCACCGTTAGAGTGGCTCCGCCAGAAAAGCAGAAGTTTCTGTCAGACTTATATAACGCGAAAGGTACCTGCGATTCGCCTCTGGTCGCCCTGGATTCTAGAGAGCTGTCTTTGAAGAGACACGCGTCGAGGGAAGACGTCGCTTCTGACTTGGCGAAAAAGCAACGGACAGATAGTATCGTTAATACCGAACTCGAGGCTCAGGATGAAATGAAACAGAAGAGGAGCAGGGAATCTTCGAAGTCCGAGGAAGACACCTCTCCGCAGAATAAGACTGCCAGGCCCATGAAACGGACCAAGACTCCATCCTGTTACGACATCTTAAATTCGCTTAGTTCTAGTAAACATGTAATATCCGGCGTTAAGCGAAAAGCTA GAGATTTTTCACGAAGCGGAACGCCAGATTTTGAGAAGCATTTCAAGTCATTGGAGTGCGTGCAAAGTACCAGGATACAAACACCACCGGAAACGCGGAACGTAACTGCCAAATATTGGAGTCCCGATGTAATGGAAAAGAGCAACTCGGTTGTGCGCAACTCTCCCGATATAGCCCAACAACAGTCGCCGTTAAAGGGAATTTTGAAGACGAGCAACAAAAGCCTAGAGAGTAGCTCGCGGGACAAGGACAATGAGGTCCACGGCAATTTCACGGACGCGTATAATGGGAACGATCAATCCACGGAGTCTGTCGCGTCCAGTGCCGACGAATCAGCGAAATTAACGAATAAGTTATTTATGAGAGCTGAACCGGAAAGAAACCAGAAACTGCGAATGCTGGTCGAAGAGCAGGGTAACATTAGAGCGAAATTCACTACGGACGACGTAGATGAGATTAAAAAAGAAGACATAGCAGATATGAGGCAAACCAGCATGAAGGCGAGGCTCCAGAGTATGTTCGACGCCATATCTGGGAGAG CAACTAGCAGAATTAATCCAGACGTTGTGATTCAAGCAGAAGAACTGAACGCGGTTAAATCTCTTTCGTCTCCGGTCACATGCGTCACCCTTAATTCTTCGACGATTACGACGAACGCTAATACCACCCCTATTTCCACATCGGCCGTGGCACCTAGCCCCCCTGGCACCAACAAATCCGACACTAAATCTCCGAAACACGTAGCCTTCAACTTACCGGGCAAAGAGATTCCGTCGGATTCAAACGTTTCTGGAACAAGAGCCGAAACCCTTTCTATCCCTAAACCAGATTCCACGCCCATCAAACCTGCAATTAGATTTACAACTACATCTGGAATTGCCCCCGTTCCATCAGCTCCGAGCCCGATTATCACAAGTTCGAAGTTAAACGTACCAAATGTCGACTTTGCCAAGGCAGCTTCACCTACGGTGACAAACGCTTCGTCGAGTGGGACGTTCACGTTCCGTGCCGTATCATCCAACGAGAAAGCTACCACGTCTACTACTCCTCAGCTTACTACTTCCACGAGCACCGATCTTTTTGGGAGCGTTACCGGTTCGATGGCAAAAACCACGCCCCTTCTAATCACTTCTGGTTTGACCGATACCAAGAGCGAAGTTAATCGAAACAACTCGCCAATTGCATTGCTGCCGGCTGGGAATGTTTCCTCGAGTCCAAGCCTTGGGACTTTTGGAGCCGGGACCGTAACGGTCTCTCCGGCGAACGTGAATGCCGTAACGCCGACCATAACGTCTGTCGTAGAAAACACAGGGCAGTATAGTGGAGTTGCGTCCGTTAATAGCAACTTGAGTGCCAGTGCGAGTGCGATTGCGAGTACGAGCACGAGTCCAATCACTAGCGCGATACCTTTCAAGAGCATCGCAAGTGCCGGCTCCTCCAGTTTCTCGACAATTACACCTGCCAATACATCGGCGGCCCCCCTGTTCTCATTTGGAAACAAAACTATGAACTCGCAAGCTTCTAAACCCGAACCTTTTGTATTTGGTTCGGCAGGAACTGCTTCACAGAGTACCAATGCGTTTGAAAGTTTAACGAATTCCCAACAGGCGTCGACGACTAGCAGCGCAATAGCAAATAAGAATGCTACATTCTCGCAAAATAGTGGTACGCCGAATACCGCGAGTAGCAGTGCGTTCGCGTCGAATGCGAAAGCCACTGTATCACCGTTTGGATCGTCCACAACCTCCTTCAGCTTTGGCACGTCTACTCATCCCGCATCCTCCAATGGTAGACCTGGATTCTCCTTCGGCACTACAACCAGCACGACAAACCCATTAACAGGAACCTCAAATACAACCGTGTTCGGTACTGAGAAGAATCACCCAAGCTCGACATTCGTAACATCGCCGGATAACAGCACTGCGCAGTTTCGGCCAGCTGCTAGTTCGATATTCGGCAATGCGTCATCCGGCCCATCAATTTTCGGAACGGCAAACAGTCAGCCAGCTGTTGGTGCTCCTTCGACCGTGAGCACCACCGCTGCCTCCTTCGCCACTGTTCCTCCGAAGAGCGTAGCCGCGCCGGGTTTCGGCTCCAATGCTGCTACAACTTTCACAGGATCAAAGTCCACGAATTCAGCGACAGTTTTCTCGAATACCACCGGTGGCTCGTCTTTGGGTATATCAGCCACGACTTCTACGCCAATATTTGGCTCTATACCGATCACATCCGCTCCGGGGGTAATCGGGACGAGCGGCAATTTATTCTCCAACGCAAACTCGACCACCCCGATCACCTCCACAACTTCGGCGTCCAGCTTTCGACCTGCGGGCAATATTTTTGGACAAGCCAAAGCACCAGCTGCGAATTTCAAAAGCGCCACAGAAGTATTTGGGAACAACCCTGGATCGTTGTTTGGATCGCAagcgacaacgacaacgacaacagCTGTGTTCGGCGGCACAAACGTTTCGAGCAACGCTACAACCACTTTCGGCTCTACAAATGCTTCCAGCAACGTGACCGTTCCCACATTTGGACCAACGAGTACGGCGCCTTCTGCGTTTGGATCGAAAAGTAACCCAGCTTATGGTAGCAGCAGTTCCATGTTCGGCACCGAAAATCTTTCCACTCCTGTATTTGGCACTTCCATTGGCAACGGCCCTTTCAATCCTCCCGTATCGAGTACCACCTTCGGCGGACAAAACGCGACAAGTCTTGCTTTCGGTGCCCCGAAGAGTCTGGTCGCATTCGGCGACAACAAGCCCTCGCCCTTTGCACCTCAAACGTCTGCCTTTGGAACGCCTGTCACCCCTGCTCCTACCTTCGGCACCTCCAATGCGACCACCGCAACCAACAATACCAGCAACATATTCACTTTCGGAGCAAACCAGAAGCCACCGCAGCAAAATACCACCGCGTTCTCCTTTGGCAGCAATGCCAGTACAAataacagcagcagcagcaacaataacaataatagcagcaacaataataataacaataccaACAACAACGCAGCTGGCTCTACTTCCACACCCTTTCAGTTCGGCGCAACAACTTCAAAACCAG CTACAGGATTCAATTTCACCACCCCAACGACCACCCCATCCATCAACTTTGGAACAACGAGCTCGCCTCCGTTTAATGCAGCGGCGCCTGGCATGTTCAATATCGGGAGCGGTTCTACCGCACCTCGATCCAGAAACGTTCGGACCAGAAAACCAAGATGA